The genome window TCGACATGGACCTTGATCCCGATCTCGCGCAGGCGCTCGTCCAGGCCGCAAAGATGAAGTGGCGTGAGGCGCAAGTGGCCGGGAAGTCCGCGTACGAACTGGTGCTCGACCTCATCACCGCTATGCTTCCGGTGGCGGGGGGAGTCGCGCTCACTCCCGGATCACGCAGGGTCGTTGCCTTGGTGGGACCCACGGGCGTGGGGAAGACCACGACCCTCGCGAAAGTGGCGGCTCTCACCGCGCTCTTCGGCAAGAAGAAAGTGGCCTTCATCACCGCCGACACCTACAGGATAGCCGCTGTGGAGCAGCTCCGCACGTACGCCGAGATAATAAGGGTTCCGTGTGAGGTGGTGTACACGCCCTCAGAGATGCGTCAAGCTCTCGCGTCTCACGATGGGTGTGATCTCGTGCTCATCGATACCGCCGGGAGGAACCCCAGGAGCAGCATGCACATGGCCGAGCTCAGAGCATTTCTCGAGGCGGCGCAGGTGGACGAGACGCACCTCGTCCTGAGCATGACCACGAGGCCGCGCGACCTTCTCGAGACAGTGGAAAGGTTCAGTCCATGCGGCGTGAACAGGCTCATCTTCTCCAAGCTGGACGAGACCTTACGCCTTGGCCCGATCCTCGGGGTGACGAGTGCCGTGAAGCTGCCGATCTCATACGTGACCTACGGGCAGAATGTGCCCGAGGACATCGAGGTTGCGGACGCTGCCCAACTCGCTCGGTGGATCCTTGATGGGGGAGTCGGGGACATCGAAGGCAGCGCGCGAAGCGACACGAGGAACGGCGGGGCCGGCACGCGTGCCGGCGCGGAAGACGTTGCGGGTGCGGGTGTTGCGGGTGTAGAGACGGATTCGTCGCGAGACAGATTCAAGGGAATGGGTGGGAAGTGAGATGAACGACCAGGCGAGAGGCCTTCGCGACATGGCGCGGAGCGGGACCGAGCTGTCGTCGGGTGTACCCCGGGTCATAGCAGTCACCAGTGGAAAAGGCGGGGTCGGCAAGACGAGCATCGTGCTGAACACCTCGATTGCGCTAGCCTCAGCGGGGTCACGTGTGGTTGTGCTCGACGCCGACCTCGGCCTAGGCAACATCGATGTCATGCTGGGCATAGTCTCCCGGTACAACCTGGCGCACGTGGCAGCGGGGGAAGTGAGCCTCGCTGACATAGCGGTGTCGGGGCCTGGCGGAATAAAGATAATCCCGTGCGGCTCAGGCGTGACCTCTCTCTTGCGTCTTCCAGAGTCGGAGCGGGCGGTCCTGGTGTCAGCGCTGGCGGCCCTCGAGAATGAGGCGGACTTCATAGTCGTCGATACCGGGGCCGGACTCTCCCCGGGCGTGGTCGGGTTCCTCGCCGCGGTAGAGGAGGTAGTCGTGGTCACGACGCCGGAGCCGACGTCCATAGCGGACGCGTACGCCACCGTGAAGGTGGTGTCATGCGAAAACCCCGCGGCTCCCGTGATGCTCGTGGTGAACATGGCGCGGGATCTGCAGGAAGCGGAAGATGCGGCCGAGAAGATAACCTTGGTTGCCAAGAGGTTTCTTTCGGTGAACGTCAAGCTGCTGGGG of Bacillota bacterium contains these proteins:
- the flhF gene encoding flagellar biosynthesis protein FlhF, producing the protein MRIKRYVARTIQEALDTVREDLGPDAVILHTRKARRGKIAGLLGGERFEVIAALDVNVPEAGRSAGMGRTTIGTRGVVGTHAGATPASGQTPEGSPSSGRVVAGRTVGSANKRNSARSDGGAVRRASPREVTEREGNDFPEWPRPVATAAAGRAYESTPAARLVEIHERLLDMDLDPDLAQALVQAAKMKWREAQVAGKSAYELVLDLITAMLPVAGGVALTPGSRRVVALVGPTGVGKTTTLAKVAALTALFGKKKVAFITADTYRIAAVEQLRTYAEIIRVPCEVVYTPSEMRQALASHDGCDLVLIDTAGRNPRSSMHMAELRAFLEAAQVDETHLVLSMTTRPRDLLETVERFSPCGVNRLIFSKLDETLRLGPILGVTSAVKLPISYVTYGQNVPEDIEVADAAQLARWILDGGVGDIEGSARSDTRNGGAGTRAGAEDVAGAGVAGVETDSSRDRFKGMGGK
- a CDS encoding MinD/ParA family protein; translation: MNDQARGLRDMARSGTELSSGVPRVIAVTSGKGGVGKTSIVLNTSIALASAGSRVVVLDADLGLGNIDVMLGIVSRYNLAHVAAGEVSLADIAVSGPGGIKIIPCGSGVTSLLRLPESERAVLVSALAALENEADFIVVDTGAGLSPGVVGFLAAVEEVVVVTTPEPTSIADAYATVKVVSCENPAAPVMLVVNMARDLQEAEDAAEKITLVAKRFLSVNVKLLGFVPRDQLVTKAVMQQVPFVVRYPSCPASRAVGEIAERLQSKRLEGSSFRGFVGQGLVGFLGRIAARS